The sequence CCGTACCATAAGCACAGGCGGTCAGTATAATcctcagtcaggctgcacgtgaacatgagcacagctggtgaaaaactgggctcTCGAGTGCAGCTTTTCCATAAACGCCACATTGATAAATCTGCTCTGCGCCCTGTTGATGAAAACTCTGATCAAATCCAAATAAAGGTGGTTTTTGAATAACTGACTTAAAGTGCATGTAGAGCAGAGTGCAGCCAGTGGACcataacatgtttttaaaaaatacgcaaacacactgcttcgctttaaatgcacagtaaaccaatttcagatgatcagcatgggctgtctttctcttaaaagattTTATTATAGTctgtgtgtcatgttggaaagttgtagcttctggtgctacattgattagctcttacacagcttatgcgcatgctctggtcttctgctttttctggggacattacagcgtcaCACACAGTTCTGTATCTTCAAAAACGTAAAGTCCAAGGCTGTGCAGTATCGTCACTTGGGCTGAGGTCATTATGGTATTGTTAACTGTTTATCATTAAATAAAGTTCAGAATTTCAGTTTGCATCTATATGAGCAACACTGAACATTCTGCCTCATGTTCCTCTAACCCAGTCAGATCTCAGATCTGGCACCGATTCGGTCCTCATTAGTACTCAGCTGAGAAACCCTCTAGGGgcggtgtgtgtttctccatgcagAGCTGGCCAGGGGTCAGGAAGGGAGTCAAATGTAAAACCTGTCACAGATTCTAATGCAGATGTCCAGTGGCTCTACTATTTTGACCTACTGGCTGCCCATTATGAACAACGGGGGTCAGCTAAAAGACAAATGTTTAACTTTGAAGGTTCAGTGTTCCAAATTTCCATGACTAACGCAAATCTGTGTGTTGTCTCCACAGATGCAGCAGCTTTTCTACGAAAACTATGAGCCAAACAAGAAGGGCTACATCCGAGATCTTCACAACAGCAAGATCCATCGTGCCATCACCCTCCACCCCAACAAGAACCCACCCTATCAGTATCGGCTACACAGCTACATGCTCAGCCGCAAGATCGCCACACTGCGTCACCGTACCATTCAGCTGCACCGGGAGATTGTGCAAATGGGGCGCTACAGCACGGCCGAGCCCAGCCGAGAGGACCTGCAGCTCGGCATGCCGCCGTCATTTATGCGTTTTCACCCACGACAGAGGGAGGAAGTCCTAGAGTGGGAGTTCCTGACAGGGAAGTATCTCTTCTCATCATCTGATGGTCAGCCACCTCGCCGAGGTTTGGATTTCTCCCAGAGACAAGCCCTGGATGACATCATCATGCAAGTAATGGAGATGATCAATGCAAATGCCAAGACACGAGGGAGGGTCATTGATTTCAAAGAGATTCAGTATGGCTACCGAAGAGTTAACCCTTTGTATGGAGCAGAGTATGTGCTGGATTTGTTGCTGTTGTACAAGAAGCACAAAGGAAAGACGATGACTGTTCCTGTACGGCGCCATGCCTACCTGCAGCAGACCTTTAGCCGGATCCAGTTCAGAGAGGAGGAAGAAATGGATGCCAGAGCCCTGGCCAGCCACATCAACAAGGAGTCTGATTccctttctttcatttccaactcCCTGAAGATGTTGGTGCCCTTCAAGCTTGCTGCCTCTGGCCAGGACCAGAGGGAGACCAGAGAGAAGAAGATCAACATTTTGGTCCCATTGTCTGGACGGTATGACATCTTTGTGCGCTTTATGGCCAACTTTGAGCGGATTTGTCTTATCCCGAACCAGAACGTCAAGCTGCTGATCCTGCTCTTCAGCACAGACAACAACACAGAGAGAGTCAAGCAGGTGGAGCTGATGAGAGAGTATCACTTGAAGTATCCTCGAGCCGAGATGGAGATCAAACCTGTGGCTGGCTCCTTCTCCAGGGCTTTGGCTTTGGAAGTGGGCTCTTCTCACTTCTCTaatgattcgctgctcttctacTGTGATGTGGACCTGCTCTTCAGCGGTGACTTCCTCAAACGATGTCAGGCCAATACAGCCTTGGGGGAACAGACCTACTTCCCCATAATTTTCAGCCACTATGATCCAAAGGTGGTGTATGCTGGGAAAGTGCCCAGTAACAACCACTATGTCTTCACCTCCAAGACGGGGCTCTGGAGGAACTATGGCTACGGTATTGTCTGTGTCTACAAGGGAGACTTGGTCCGAGCCGGTGGCTTTGATACTTCCATACAAGGGTGGGGGCTGGAAGATGTGGACCTCTTTAATAAGTTTGTCCGATCAGGGATTAGGTTGTTCAGAAGCATTGACACAGGGATAGTACATGTTCACCACCCCGTCATATGCGACCCCAACCTGGACGCAAAGCAATACAAGATGTGCCTGGGCTCCAAAGCTTCGTCACACGGTTCCACCCAGCAGCTGGCTGAACTGTGGCTAGAGAAGAACGACCACGGCTTCAGGAGGTTGGCCAGCAACAACGGCTCAGTTAGGACAGCGTGAGAAAAGCTTGACCACAACTGCTTGGGTTCGAGCAgtgtttttcttatttatttttaatgagatGGACCGCCTCCCATAAAGAGGTctcgagtgcatttgtttttaatCCTGAAACGCTTCAGATGATATGAAAACCGTGCAGGTTTTTGTGTGGACAAACATGGAAAGGAATACTGAGCCTGATCTGTTCTGTGTGGTGACCTTCCTGGTCCTTAACGCAGACGTGCGTCCATCCTCCTGACTGTGAATGTTTACACACGTTTCAGACTGTCACACTCACTGAGGACCATCTTATCACGTTTGAGTTCCGAGAGTTCCTATTTTTAGGTTTTGGTCACACAGCTTAACACTgttactgttcttttttttttctctctctttttcctgTGAAGCCAGCTGCTGGATTTGATATCTGCCGTTCATGTTTCTGTCTAATTTATTGAATGTTTTCCACACATGTATGTTAGGATGATTGTATCAGTAGTTATGGGAttggttttctttttttcttcttcttctttcatgtTCTTGTAAACTCGCGTCACCAAAGAGTTTTACGCAGTCAGCTGTGGACGTGCGTGTGAAGCATGTCTCGGCCTTTCTGCTGGTGTCTTTGTGGAAACTTTACCGATGGTCTGAACTGAGAGCCGGGCTCTGCTAGCTCAGGTCAGCTTGCGCGCGTCACTGttgtttttatactttttttgcgGGGGTGTCTGGCTGGTGGCTGGTCCAGTCTGGATGAGTAGCGCCTCCAGCGATGATCTGGTTCAGGTGTGAAGGAAGGACTCTGCTGCGTTTCGTTGAGTGGCGGGGTGGTCTGCCGCTGCTGATAGACAGGTACTGTACTTTGTAGCACTCGATAGAGTTCACGCCTAATTTATGGGGCTGATGTCACATGATTAAAGACTGCGCAGTCTGTGTGTTCTCAGTTTTCACTTTTGTAATTTTTGTTCTTTGAGCTCTGTCCAGCTGGGAAAAGGTTTTATATTTAAAAGAAATAAAGTGATCAGAAGGAACAATTATGCTGCATGTTCTGTtgattttcaaaataaaggttttaggGGTGGGCGGTACCCTGGTGTTATAGTGCGCCAccatgtggatcacagagtaagTCAATGCTGTGAAAACACAAAAGTGGCGGTGGGCCTGTTTTAAAAATCAGGGATGAAAAATGTCCGCTTTTTGCCACTTGCCTGGGTCATTGTTTTTTTCGccaattttatttaatatttccattttatttaaacaaaaaagCACACTtgcacatcccccccccccccccccccccccccacacacacacacacacacacacaaaaaggtatAAACAAATTACACATCAGCACATATGCTCCAAACAACATTAAATAGAACACAAtaacatatttaaaataaaataattttacactTCAATGCTGTAAGGCACCAGGCCAAGTCCTTTTTGTGTGGACTATGAAAGGCCCCCAGGTCTTTTCGTACTTATTGCAATTGTCCG comes from Thalassophryne amazonica chromosome 2, fThaAma1.1, whole genome shotgun sequence and encodes:
- the LOC117522548 gene encoding chondroitin sulfate synthase 1-like, which codes for MAGRSRRAWFSVLLGLVVGFTLASRLILPKAAELKKAGHKRKATPSGCGPNGAPRRELWPPQNRGTTDQPGPRSKNFLFVGVMTAQKYLNNRAVAAHRTWAQTIPGRVEFFSSEGSDTSIPIPIVALRNVDDSYPPQKKSFMMLKYMHDHYLDKYEWFMRADDDVYIKSEKLEIFLRSLNSSEAIFLGQTGMGARDELGKLALEPGENFCMGGPGVIMSREVLKRMVPHIRECLQEMYTTHEDVEVGRCVRRFAGVQCVWSYEMQQLFYENYEPNKKGYIRDLHNSKIHRAITLHPNKNPPYQYRLHSYMLSRKIATLRHRTIQLHREIVQMGRYSTAEPSREDLQLGMPPSFMRFHPRQREEVLEWEFLTGKYLFSSSDGQPPRRGLDFSQRQALDDIIMQVMEMINANAKTRGRVIDFKEIQYGYRRVNPLYGAEYVLDLLLLYKKHKGKTMTVPVRRHAYLQQTFSRIQFREEEEMDARALASHINKESDSLSFISNSLKMLVPFKLAASGQDQRETREKKINILVPLSGRYDIFVRFMANFERICLIPNQNVKLLILLFSTDNNTERVKQVELMREYHLKYPRAEMEIKPVAGSFSRALALEVGSSHFSNDSLLFYCDVDLLFSGDFLKRCQANTALGEQTYFPIIFSHYDPKVVYAGKVPSNNHYVFTSKTGLWRNYGYGIVCVYKGDLVRAGGFDTSIQGWGLEDVDLFNKFVRSGIRLFRSIDTGIVHVHHPVICDPNLDAKQYKMCLGSKASSHGSTQQLAELWLEKNDHGFRRLASNNGSVRTA